The following proteins are co-located in the Blastopirellula sediminis genome:
- a CDS encoding esterase/lipase family protein: protein MLQIMRINAVSGVAWIAAIFCALQVGCVTHARGRWNPPVMAPPDPSAAPRSSCFGVVPCAATLELIEPGNAVPIPSAEPADLPPRLPAEGFWRNRELNVGPQRLPAIEPEPPTPLPGDQSWGEPIMPMPQPIPEGPTRSGPIAEIEIKPPPRDDRLLLAESYYAMAMDADKKVDEHAMSLYLDAILGAWDYMQTAPVEGDISKQTGRAWIIYHSSLARLIHIAASTGRFEKNIRIRIPEDYGFRVLEIEYAGFAWRADEFNEWNVVGEYQSKYLLHHYKRPGLGVPLVIVRNHRPDDQFLPAKTPFNATAVLRPLDDEFRSEETMIPCPDSETHVERLVGTLQLFNPDEFDDVEFRECQTALAADWTALFAYMLSHPQPELQRSSHHGLGEPAPAGLFMLEPHQPGRIPIVFVHGLLSAPYTWAAMANELYAYPELHKRYEIWAFQYPTDEPFLESAAVLRRQLDCAVHCSDPKGTDPALDNMVVVGHSMGGLIAKLLAAPSGNTLWQHAAFVPIEEVVAPKDIRIRLQQSFYFPATPYVKRVVYIATPHEGSSWARRCLGQATSLAIEGIEHRSKVHKEVVNANPAAFREELRRRPPTSIDLLEPNSMILKGIYQLDVAPEVSEHSIIGRGWWSIHDGASDGVVPVKSARLPGVDSEVMVSATHTHLNKHPGAICEVMRILQLHADQLPWVQPHLVGQCELK, encoded by the coding sequence ATGCTGCAGATCATGAGGATCAACGCCGTATCGGGCGTCGCCTGGATTGCAGCCATCTTCTGCGCGCTGCAAGTCGGCTGCGTCACCCACGCTCGGGGACGCTGGAATCCGCCGGTCATGGCGCCTCCGGATCCCTCTGCCGCACCCCGTTCGTCTTGCTTTGGCGTTGTTCCGTGCGCTGCGACGCTGGAACTGATCGAGCCGGGTAATGCCGTGCCGATTCCTTCCGCTGAGCCTGCCGATCTTCCGCCGCGTTTGCCGGCCGAAGGGTTCTGGCGTAACCGAGAATTGAACGTCGGCCCGCAACGTTTGCCGGCTATCGAACCGGAGCCGCCGACGCCGTTGCCGGGCGATCAGTCATGGGGCGAACCGATCATGCCGATGCCGCAGCCCATTCCTGAGGGGCCGACGCGGTCAGGACCGATCGCCGAAATCGAAATCAAGCCGCCTCCGCGCGACGATCGCTTGTTATTGGCCGAAAGCTATTACGCCATGGCGATGGACGCCGATAAGAAGGTGGACGAACATGCGATGAGTCTCTACCTCGACGCCATTTTGGGCGCTTGGGACTACATGCAGACGGCGCCGGTCGAAGGCGATATCTCGAAGCAGACGGGACGCGCTTGGATTATTTATCATTCGAGCCTGGCGCGACTCATTCATATTGCGGCGTCGACCGGTCGGTTTGAGAAGAACATTCGGATACGGATTCCAGAGGACTACGGGTTTCGCGTTCTCGAAATTGAATACGCCGGCTTCGCGTGGCGAGCGGACGAATTCAACGAGTGGAATGTCGTCGGCGAGTACCAATCGAAGTACCTGCTGCATCATTACAAACGTCCGGGACTCGGCGTGCCGCTGGTGATCGTCCGCAATCATCGACCGGACGATCAGTTTTTGCCGGCGAAAACCCCGTTCAACGCGACCGCCGTCCTCCGTCCGCTGGACGATGAGTTTCGTTCGGAAGAGACGATGATCCCCTGTCCCGACTCCGAGACGCATGTCGAGCGACTGGTCGGTACGTTACAGCTGTTTAATCCCGATGAATTCGACGACGTCGAGTTCCGCGAGTGCCAAACGGCGCTGGCGGCCGATTGGACGGCGCTGTTCGCTTATATGCTCAGCCATCCGCAACCGGAACTACAACGTTCGTCGCATCACGGTCTCGGCGAACCAGCCCCGGCCGGGTTGTTCATGCTGGAGCCGCATCAACCGGGGCGTATTCCGATCGTCTTTGTGCATGGGCTACTCTCGGCGCCCTATACCTGGGCGGCGATGGCAAACGAACTTTACGCCTATCCGGAACTCCATAAACGGTACGAAATCTGGGCGTTTCAATATCCGACCGACGAACCGTTCCTGGAATCGGCCGCGGTGCTGCGCCGTCAGCTCGACTGCGCCGTCCACTGTAGCGATCCCAAGGGAACCGATCCGGCGCTCGACAATATGGTCGTCGTCGGGCATAGCATGGGAGGATTGATCGCGAAGCTGTTGGCTGCGCCGAGCGGCAATACGCTCTGGCAGCACGCGGCGTTCGTACCGATCGAAGAAGTCGTTGCGCCGAAGGACATTCGAATTCGCTTGCAGCAAAGCTTCTACTTTCCGGCGACTCCTTACGTGAAACGGGTCGTTTATATCGCAACTCCGCACGAAGGTTCCTCCTGGGCGCGACGTTGCCTCGGACAAGCGACTTCGCTGGCGATCGAGGGAATCGAGCATCGCTCGAAAGTTCATAAAGAAGTTGTCAACGCGAATCCTGCGGCGTTTCGAGAAGAGTTACGACGGCGTCCGCCAACCAGTATCGACTTGTTAGAGCCCAACAGCATGATTCTGAAGGGAATCTATCAGCTTGATGTTGCGCCGGAAGTGAGCGAGCATTCGATCATCGGGCGCGGTTGGTGGTCGATTCATGATGGCGCATCCGACGGCGTCGTTCCGGTAAAGAGCGCACGCCTACCAGGCGTCGATTCCGAGGTGATGGTCTCCGCGACCCATACCCACCTTAATAAGCATCCCGGCGCAATCTGCGAAGTGATGCGAATTCTCCAGCTCCATGCCGATCAGCTGCCATGGGTCCAGCCACACTTGGTGGGACAGTGTGAGCTGAAATAA
- a CDS encoding PVC-type heme-binding CxxCH protein, producing the protein MKIASKLFALTLFALTLFAAAIALAGVVRAEGKLELKKGDKIVYIGNTLAERMQYYPRFETLLQARFPELELEVRNLGWSADEIELRPRSQDFQDHGNNLEDHKPDVILAFFGFNESFAGPGGLKKFEEEFDKFVKTTSTTKYNGESAPQLVIVSPIPNEDLHSRTLPNGKANNKNIELYAAAMKKIAEANNVLFVDVYAPMKEKMAGESDLTINTIHLNDDGYKAFAEVLDAGLFGAKPEYKCDLEKLYAEVYEKDLQFFYDYRAVNGFYIYGGRKNPFGVVNFPAEFEKLRKMTAMRDQRIWSVAAGKEVAAKIDDSETGEFTKIESNVDRPISFDTPEEALKSFKLPEGYKINLFASEQDFPELRNPVQFAFDAKGRLWVATMETYPMYLPGTPVSDKILIFEDTDGDGKADKKTVFADGLHLPTGIELGDGGCYVAAQPNLIFLKDVDGDDKADEKTYLLHGFDSADSHHSISAFTWGPGGALYFQEGTFHHTQVETPYGPERVKNAAVFRFEPLTDKFDIFVSYSFANPWGHTFDDWGQNFVADASGGANYFGTAFSGDVDYPNKHPGMKQFLKKQWRPTSGCEFVSSRNFPESAQGNYLLNNCIGFQGVLQYKMKEDGSGFAADPVEPLLQSSDLNFRPVDLQFGPDGALYIVDWYNPLVGHMQHSVRDPKRDNTHGRIWRITYTGNDLVKPAKIAGEPIPALLEQLKTYEYRTRYRVRRELRERDPQQVNAELAKWIAGLDANDKLYEHNLLEALWVKQSLDIVDQDLLQKMLRAADPRARAAATRVLCYWRDQVEEPLAMLQSQVNDENPRVRLEAVRALSFFRSQEALDIALESLAYDQDYYLEYTLGETIKTLEGRVGAKN; encoded by the coding sequence ATGAAGATCGCGTCGAAACTCTTTGCCCTTACCCTATTTGCCCTTACCCTATTTGCCGCCGCCATCGCGCTGGCCGGCGTCGTTCGAGCGGAAGGGAAGCTCGAACTGAAAAAAGGGGACAAGATCGTCTACATCGGCAACACCCTGGCCGAGCGGATGCAGTATTACCCCCGGTTTGAGACGTTGCTGCAAGCGCGTTTCCCGGAACTAGAACTGGAAGTTCGCAACCTTGGCTGGTCGGCCGACGAAATCGAATTGCGTCCTCGTAGCCAAGACTTCCAAGATCATGGCAATAACCTCGAAGACCACAAGCCGGATGTGATTCTGGCCTTCTTCGGCTTCAACGAATCGTTCGCCGGTCCCGGCGGCCTGAAGAAGTTTGAAGAGGAATTCGACAAGTTCGTCAAAACGACTTCGACCACCAAATACAACGGCGAATCGGCGCCGCAACTGGTTATCGTTTCGCCGATCCCCAACGAAGATCTGCATAGCCGCACGCTCCCCAACGGCAAAGCGAACAACAAGAACATCGAGCTGTACGCCGCCGCGATGAAGAAGATCGCTGAAGCGAACAACGTTCTGTTCGTCGACGTTTACGCTCCGATGAAAGAAAAGATGGCGGGCGAATCGGATCTTACGATCAACACGATTCACCTGAACGACGACGGTTACAAAGCCTTCGCCGAAGTTCTGGACGCCGGTCTGTTCGGCGCCAAGCCGGAGTACAAGTGCGACCTCGAGAAGCTCTACGCCGAAGTCTACGAAAAGGACTTGCAGTTCTTCTACGACTATCGTGCGGTCAACGGCTTCTACATCTACGGCGGTCGCAAGAATCCGTTCGGCGTCGTCAACTTCCCGGCCGAATTTGAAAAGCTCCGCAAGATGACCGCGATGCGTGATCAGCGGATCTGGTCGGTCGCCGCGGGCAAAGAAGTTGCGGCCAAAATTGATGATTCTGAAACGGGCGAATTCACCAAGATCGAATCGAACGTCGATCGCCCGATCTCGTTCGATACTCCAGAAGAAGCGCTGAAGTCGTTCAAGCTGCCCGAAGGTTACAAGATCAACCTGTTCGCTTCGGAACAGGACTTCCCGGAACTGCGTAACCCGGTTCAGTTCGCCTTCGACGCGAAGGGACGCCTCTGGGTCGCCACCATGGAAACCTATCCGATGTATCTGCCGGGAACCCCGGTTTCCGACAAGATCTTGATCTTCGAGGACACCGACGGCGATGGCAAAGCGGACAAGAAGACGGTCTTTGCCGACGGCTTGCACCTGCCGACCGGTATCGAACTGGGTGACGGCGGCTGCTATGTCGCAGCTCAGCCGAACCTGATCTTCCTGAAGGACGTCGACGGCGACGACAAGGCGGACGAAAAGACCTACTTGTTGCACGGCTTCGACTCGGCCGACTCGCACCACTCGATCAGCGCCTTTACTTGGGGCCCGGGCGGCGCGTTGTACTTCCAGGAAGGAACGTTCCACCACACCCAGGTCGAAACTCCGTATGGTCCCGAACGCGTGAAGAACGCGGCGGTCTTCCGTTTTGAGCCGCTGACCGACAAGTTCGACATCTTCGTCTCCTACTCGTTCGCCAACCCGTGGGGTCACACCTTCGACGATTGGGGACAGAACTTCGTCGCCGACGCTTCGGGCGGCGCCAACTACTTTGGTACCGCGTTCAGCGGCGACGTCGACTATCCCAACAAGCACCCGGGGATGAAGCAGTTTTTGAAGAAGCAGTGGCGTCCCACTTCGGGCTGCGAGTTCGTTTCGAGCCGCAATTTCCCCGAGTCGGCCCAAGGCAACTACCTGCTGAACAACTGCATCGGCTTCCAGGGCGTGTTGCAGTACAAGATGAAGGAAGACGGCTCAGGCTTCGCGGCCGATCCGGTTGAACCGCTGCTGCAGTCGTCGGACCTCAACTTCCGCCCAGTCGATTTGCAATTTGGTCCGGACGGCGCGCTGTACATCGTCGACTGGTACAACCCGCTGGTCGGTCACATGCAGCACTCGGTTCGTGACCCAAAGCGTGACAACACGCACGGTCGCATCTGGCGCATTACCTACACCGGCAATGATCTGGTCAAACCGGCCAAGATCGCCGGCGAGCCGATTCCGGCGTTGCTGGAACAGCTGAAGACCTATGAGTATCGGACTCGCTATCGCGTTCGTCGCGAACTGCGTGAGCGTGATCCGCAGCAGGTCAATGCCGAACTGGCCAAGTGGATCGCCGGTCTGGACGCCAACGACAAGTTGTACGAACACAACTTGCTGGAAGCGCTCTGGGTGAAGCAGAGCCTGGATATTGTCGACCAGGACCTGTTGCAGAAGATGCTCCGTGCCGCTGATCCGCGTGCCCGCGCCGCTGCGACTCGCGTGCTTTGCTACTGGCGCGACCAAGTGGAAGAGCCGCTCGCGATGCTGCAATCGCAAGTGAACGACGAGAACCCGCGCGTTCGCTTGGAAGCGGTCCGAGCCCTCAGCTTCTTCCGCTCGCAGGAAGCGCTCGACATCGCGTTGGAATCGCTCGCCTACGACCAGGACTACTACCTGGAATACACGTTGGGCGAAACGATCAAGACGCTGGAAGGACGCGTTGGCGCCAAGAACTAG
- a CDS encoding formyltetrahydrofolate deformylase: protein MRIVITAVGPDNVGLADPIIHYVTSLGANIAEIQMYDHDEEAVFAMLLRINLGNARLEQLRTGIKEIGQRTNLSIRVWAPEVRQSRPRLAICTTYRPEPALALLRAMRDGQIKAEPAVMIGNRDACRGLAEQFGVEWRNIGDHEGRADDDKMIDVLDEFDVDYVVLARYMRVLPASSCWKYAGGRIINLHHGLLPSFPGIRPYHDAFAARMLTYGATCHFIVPELDAGNQIINQSTFTTPPGMKLDDIMRIGQEDNEPRCLVEGVRRVVDGEVQLHFHRVIAVGS, encoded by the coding sequence ATGCGCATCGTCATTACCGCGGTTGGTCCGGATAACGTCGGTTTGGCCGATCCGATCATTCACTACGTCACCAGCCTGGGCGCAAACATCGCCGAGATCCAGATGTACGACCATGACGAAGAAGCGGTCTTCGCCATGCTGCTACGGATCAACTTGGGAAACGCTCGGCTCGAACAATTGCGGACCGGCATCAAGGAAATTGGGCAAAGGACAAACCTCTCCATTCGGGTCTGGGCTCCGGAAGTTCGCCAAAGTCGCCCGCGGCTGGCGATTTGCACAACCTACCGCCCTGAACCGGCATTGGCCTTACTGCGAGCGATGCGGGACGGGCAAATCAAAGCGGAACCGGCCGTGATGATCGGAAATCGGGACGCCTGCCGCGGCCTGGCCGAGCAGTTCGGCGTCGAGTGGCGAAACATCGGCGACCATGAAGGGCGAGCGGACGACGACAAGATGATCGACGTCCTCGACGAGTTTGACGTCGATTACGTCGTCCTGGCCCGGTACATGCGGGTTTTGCCGGCCAGCAGTTGTTGGAAGTACGCTGGGGGACGAATCATCAACCTCCACCATGGACTTCTGCCAAGCTTCCCCGGAATTCGCCCTTACCACGACGCGTTCGCAGCCCGGATGCTCACTTACGGCGCCACGTGTCATTTCATCGTGCCGGAGTTGGACGCGGGGAATCAGATCATCAACCAGTCGACCTTCACGACCCCTCCGGGCATGAAACTTGACGATATCATGCGAATCGGTCAGGAAGACAACGAACCCCGCTGTCTGGTTGAAGGGGTACGCCGCGTCGTCGACGGCGAAGTGCAACTCCACTTCCATCGGGTGATCGCGGTCGGGTCGTAA
- a CDS encoding N-formylglutamate amidohydrolase: MDAIVLSCEHGGNEVPSEYRDCFRDAEQVLASHRGWDPGTLEMGQAFQRSTGAPLITSTVTRLLVELNRSLGHARLFSQYTRDLPSGKKREILDRYYLPHRTHVQEAIDEYRAVGKRVIHLGLHTFTPELNGEVRTAEIGLLYDPSRPGEKSFCAAWRARLIALRPDLRVRLNYPYLGKADGLTTYLRKRYPDDQYVGVELEVNQRLVAESDAWKTLITDLAQTFLTGVRSPVS, from the coding sequence ATGGATGCGATCGTACTTTCTTGTGAGCATGGCGGCAACGAAGTGCCGTCCGAATACCGTGATTGTTTTCGCGACGCCGAGCAAGTCTTGGCGTCGCATCGCGGCTGGGATCCTGGCACGCTGGAAATGGGGCAAGCGTTTCAGCGCTCGACCGGCGCTCCGCTCATCACTTCAACGGTGACGCGGCTATTGGTCGAGCTGAATCGCTCGCTGGGACACGCAAGGCTCTTTTCGCAATACACGCGAGATTTGCCGTCCGGTAAGAAGCGGGAGATCCTGGACCGTTATTACCTGCCGCATCGAACGCACGTGCAGGAGGCGATCGACGAATATCGTGCCGTTGGGAAACGGGTGATTCATCTTGGCTTGCACACCTTCACGCCGGAGCTGAACGGCGAAGTCCGCACGGCCGAAATTGGACTGTTGTACGATCCTTCTCGCCCCGGCGAAAAGTCGTTTTGCGCGGCATGGCGTGCACGGCTGATCGCGCTGCGGCCTGATCTGCGCGTTCGTCTTAACTATCCGTACCTGGGAAAAGCGGACGGACTAACGACCTACCTGCGGAAGAGGTATCCGGACGATCAATACGTCGGAGTTGAACTCGAGGTCAATCAGCGACTGGTCGCAGAGAGCGATGCCTGGAAAACGTTAATCACCGACTTGGCGCAGACGTTTCTAACGGGCGTTCGAAGCCCCGTGAGCTAA
- a CDS encoding response regulator, with product MQHRILVVDDSPFTQHELRELLETTYEVALAGSVRECEEIVDQFRPHLILLDLQLPDGDGAHLCEDLRRKKSCELSQILIFSSTDSPAKRLAVFNSGAVDFISKNINRHELLAKIRVHLRLQDAIYRAEEAEDKLQQYTQELERIVDSRAQAIEATQDIAVFALAKLADSRDTETGEHLVRMRAYSQILAVQLQLDSEYCDEIDDAFLSDLYRSSPLHDIGKVGISDAILLKPGKLTPEEYEIMKGHAEIGARTLEEVASSSPKGDFFRMATLIARHHHERWDGSGYPSGLKQRDIPLCARIVAVADVFDALTSKRVYKDAYSADEAHDMIVTECGKHFDPVVVQAFAKCYNKFKEIAESDDAANSNRQLATPRYRRSLEYAASPMSTNPQVLVIEDDLSMGRLIELWLTEAGYEVTTCSDAASALRFIQTSKPQYVITDWMLPTIDGETVCRWTRDALLTHYIYTIVITSDTRPETKLRAFHAGADDFMQKPLDRCELLARLHAASRVVALENRPAGLTRNDPLTGLATRRQLDEQLEREWFRAIRYHLPLSCVALDIDGFEEINNTHGFDAGDQVIQHAAQIVQGHTRLTDYVCRLAGDRFLVAMVESNESQASKFAERLCKVIAGNAVVINGQKLTMTASFGVAQTHMDTTNLDKLIQLAEEALVVAKQLGRNRVVCRSTTAQSAELPNTAQNWSTPLSQATARDVMTSPIVALQDNDTARSALRFLLRYRINSAPVVNRHGLLCGVLSEKDLMSHMNDVSRWDQPICSSMSSDVVYFQEDDSAEAIYNFLMRASIRRVVVVSDGRPTGVVSRGSLLRWFNRQQDSLSAEAACELLEDRADAELAESVSNLLKELETSISLELAHGASNAR from the coding sequence ATGCAACATCGCATCCTAGTTGTCGACGACTCTCCCTTTACTCAGCATGAGTTGCGGGAGCTGCTGGAAACGACTTATGAAGTCGCGTTGGCGGGAAGCGTACGCGAATGCGAGGAAATCGTCGATCAGTTCCGTCCGCACCTGATCTTGCTCGACTTGCAGTTGCCGGACGGCGACGGCGCCCATCTTTGCGAAGACCTCCGTCGCAAAAAAAGCTGTGAACTCTCGCAAATCCTGATCTTCAGCAGCACCGATAGTCCGGCGAAACGACTGGCCGTCTTCAACAGCGGCGCCGTCGACTTCATTTCCAAAAACATCAATCGCCACGAGCTGCTCGCCAAGATTCGCGTTCATCTGCGGTTGCAAGATGCGATCTATCGCGCGGAAGAGGCGGAAGACAAGCTTCAGCAATATACGCAAGAGCTGGAACGGATCGTCGATTCACGCGCCCAAGCGATCGAAGCGACGCAGGACATCGCGGTGTTCGCGCTGGCGAAGCTCGCCGACTCGCGCGATACCGAAACCGGCGAACACCTGGTTCGCATGCGTGCCTACTCGCAGATTCTGGCCGTACAATTGCAGCTGGACAGCGAGTACTGCGATGAAATTGACGACGCATTCCTGTCCGATCTCTATCGCTCAAGCCCGCTACACGACATCGGCAAGGTCGGCATCAGCGACGCCATCCTGCTGAAGCCCGGCAAGTTGACGCCGGAAGAATACGAAATTATGAAAGGGCACGCCGAGATCGGCGCTCGCACCTTGGAGGAAGTCGCCAGCAGCAGTCCCAAGGGGGACTTCTTCCGCATGGCGACGCTGATCGCTCGTCATCATCACGAACGCTGGGACGGCTCCGGCTATCCCTCTGGTCTCAAACAGCGCGACATTCCGCTCTGCGCTCGCATCGTCGCGGTCGCCGACGTTTTCGACGCGTTAACCTCGAAGCGCGTTTACAAAGACGCCTATTCCGCCGACGAAGCGCATGACATGATCGTGACCGAATGCGGCAAGCATTTCGATCCCGTCGTCGTTCAAGCGTTCGCCAAGTGCTACAACAAATTCAAAGAGATCGCGGAAAGCGACGACGCTGCGAATTCGAATCGCCAACTGGCGACGCCACGCTATCGGCGGTCGCTGGAATACGCCGCATCTCCCATGTCGACCAATCCCCAGGTGCTGGTGATTGAAGACGATCTGAGCATGGGACGGCTTATCGAGTTGTGGCTAACTGAGGCCGGGTACGAAGTGACGACCTGCTCGGACGCGGCGTCGGCGCTCAGATTCATCCAGACCTCGAAACCGCAATACGTCATTACTGACTGGATGTTGCCGACGATCGACGGCGAAACGGTCTGCCGCTGGACCCGCGACGCGTTGCTGACGCATTACATCTACACGATCGTCATCACGTCCGATACTCGACCAGAGACCAAGCTGCGAGCCTTTCACGCCGGCGCTGACGACTTCATGCAGAAGCCGCTCGATCGCTGCGAATTGTTGGCCCGACTGCACGCCGCGTCGCGGGTGGTGGCGCTCGAGAATCGTCCGGCTGGCCTGACTCGCAACGATCCCTTGACCGGTTTGGCGACTCGTCGTCAGCTGGACGAGCAACTGGAGCGAGAATGGTTCCGAGCGATTCGCTATCACCTTCCGCTCTCGTGCGTCGCCCTCGATATCGACGGGTTCGAGGAGATTAACAATACGCACGGCTTTGACGCGGGCGACCAGGTGATTCAGCACGCCGCCCAGATTGTGCAAGGACATACTCGCTTGACCGACTACGTCTGCCGCTTGGCGGGAGATCGCTTCCTGGTCGCGATGGTAGAATCGAACGAATCCCAGGCGTCCAAGTTCGCCGAGCGACTCTGCAAAGTGATCGCGGGAAACGCCGTCGTTATCAACGGCCAAAAGCTGACGATGACCGCAAGTTTCGGCGTCGCCCAGACGCATATGGATACGACCAACTTGGACAAGCTAATCCAACTCGCCGAAGAAGCGTTGGTCGTCGCCAAACAATTAGGGCGCAACCGCGTCGTTTGCCGATCCACGACTGCCCAGTCGGCCGAATTGCCGAATACGGCGCAAAATTGGAGCACTCCCCTATCGCAAGCCACGGCTCGCGACGTGATGACTTCGCCGATCGTCGCACTGCAGGACAACGACACCGCTCGCAGCGCACTCCGCTTTTTGCTTCGCTACCGGATCAACTCGGCGCCGGTAGTCAATCGCCACGGCCTGCTTTGCGGCGTCCTCTCTGAAAAGGACCTGATGAGCCACATGAACGACGTCTCGCGTTGGGATCAACCGATTTGTTCGTCGATGAGTTCCGACGTCGTTTACTTCCAAGAGGACGACTCGGCCGAGGCGATCTACAACTTCCTGATGCGAGCCTCGATTCGTCGCGTGGTTGTCGTCAGCGACGGACGCCCAACCGGCGTGGTCAGCCGCGGCTCGCTACTCCGTTGGTTCAACCGACAGCAGGATTCGTTGAGCGCCGAAGCGGCTTGCGAGCTTCTGGAAGATCGCGCTGACGCCGAACTAGCCGAAAGCGTCAGCAATTTGCTGAAAGAGTTGGAGACGTCGATCTCGCTCGAGTTAGCTCACGGGGCTTCGAACGCCCGTTAG
- a CDS encoding Gfo/Idh/MocA family protein → MELFSKEGTPVTMRWGILGCGDVVRKRVAAAIQTVEGCELLAVCRRDHDALQQFCADFSVSRGYPSADQLLADEEIDAVYIATPVAMHLPQALASLAAGKHVLVEKPMALHPHECRLMIDAAKEMNRTLGVAYYRPFYPVLDRLSELMQTGQLGEVLAVQIACSAPIVANEDGSPPWRVEMKHGGGGPLMDVGSHRIDVLLRLFGEVVDIRGICSRTAPEEVENVANFVLQFADGVQASVTCLFNAVQDPDSFVVIGTKGIADLSPLNSGRLILRNEMGDQVEQHAPNPNFNVPLIADFVAAIEEDRQPQVSGEDGLLVNEVIEQIYRDSRQAT, encoded by the coding sequence GTGGAATTGTTTTCGAAAGAAGGGACGCCCGTGACGATGCGGTGGGGAATCTTGGGATGCGGCGACGTCGTGCGGAAGCGGGTTGCAGCCGCGATTCAAACGGTCGAAGGATGTGAACTGCTCGCCGTCTGTCGCCGCGATCACGACGCGCTCCAGCAATTCTGCGCCGACTTCTCCGTTTCGCGCGGTTATCCGTCAGCCGATCAGCTATTGGCCGACGAGGAGATCGACGCCGTCTATATCGCAACGCCGGTCGCAATGCATCTGCCGCAGGCATTGGCGTCGCTCGCCGCGGGCAAGCATGTGCTGGTCGAAAAGCCGATGGCGCTTCATCCGCACGAATGTCGCCTGATGATTGACGCCGCGAAAGAGATGAACCGGACGCTCGGCGTCGCCTACTATCGCCCCTTCTACCCGGTGCTGGATCGACTGAGCGAATTGATGCAGACCGGTCAGTTGGGAGAAGTGTTAGCGGTGCAGATCGCTTGTTCGGCGCCGATCGTCGCGAACGAAGATGGTTCGCCCCCCTGGCGAGTCGAGATGAAACATGGAGGGGGCGGACCTCTCATGGATGTCGGTAGTCACCGCATCGACGTGCTGTTGCGACTGTTCGGCGAAGTGGTCGACATTCGCGGAATCTGTTCGCGAACGGCGCCGGAAGAAGTGGAAAACGTTGCGAACTTCGTCCTGCAATTCGCGGACGGCGTCCAGGCGAGCGTCACCTGTCTATTTAACGCGGTGCAAGATCCTGATTCATTTGTCGTGATCGGCACGAAGGGGATCGCCGATCTCAGCCCGCTTAACTCAGGACGACTGATTCTGCGTAACGAGATGGGGGACCAGGTGGAGCAACACGCGCCCAATCCCAATTTCAATGTGCCGCTGATCGCCGACTTTGTCGCGGCGATTGAAGAAGACCGCCAGCCGCAAGTGAGCGGCGAAGATGGCCTGCTCGTCAATGAAGTGATCGAACAGATCTATCGCGATTCGCGGCAAGCGACTTAG
- a CDS encoding YkgJ family cysteine cluster protein: MSLAKRTKPYREDLKPGEVLCEHCTAKCCRYFALPIDKPEEMADFEFIRWYLLHDRASVFVDDESWYLLVHTTCKHLRDDHLCGIYETRPQICRDYTTDACEYEDDWVYDMYFETPEQIWEYAEAIAPRGAGQSIRSRKPPLLPVLN, from the coding sequence ATGTCCCTCGCCAAACGAACCAAACCGTATCGCGAAGATCTGAAACCGGGCGAAGTCCTGTGCGAACATTGCACGGCGAAATGCTGTCGTTACTTTGCCTTGCCGATCGATAAGCCGGAAGAAATGGCCGACTTTGAGTTCATTCGCTGGTACCTGCTGCACGATCGCGCCTCGGTGTTCGTCGACGACGAATCGTGGTACTTGCTGGTTCACACCACCTGCAAGCATTTGCGCGACGATCACCTGTGTGGGATTTACGAGACTCGTCCGCAGATTTGCCGCGACTATACGACCGACGCTTGCGAATATGAAGATGACTGGGTTTACGACATGTACTTTGAGACTCCCGAACAAATCTGGGAGTACGCCGAGGCGATCGCTCCACGCGGCGCCGGCCAGAGCATTCGTAGCCGCAAGCCGCCGCTGTTGCCGGTCCTCAACTAG